A section of the Flaviflexus equikiangi genome encodes:
- a CDS encoding DUF4921 family protein, giving the protein MAQPHFSQPAPLTKMADGTIKQINPFSGTEVWTVPGRANRPLTLANPHPQPINQDDHGHHCAFCTQRVLDSPPEKSRIVATENGAKIVESSSVDDLATPWEFRRIPNLFEIVSFDYWTKNYGYSLPQDAALRRDKYLSDPAGKSHILNVLQAKALASGMTREEWIRIPESERLEGANAFFGGGHDVIVAKRHFVEGATMDNQLASSGTLTPAEHEWYMRLTIDAMRDLYASNRYVRYVQAFQNWLKPAGASFDHLHKQLVAIDQRSVNAEMEVAKVRSNPNMYNELGVDYAGFQNLVIAENRHAVAFAGFGHRYPTLEVYSKSAEPLPWEQSHDEQRGMSDLLHALHVATGAQVATNEEWHHKPIDVDMPMPWRILLKWRVSTLAGFEGGTKIYVNTIDPWTLRDRIVPRLLEARAQGEIASTIQIATECACKVNSLRYNPYL; this is encoded by the coding sequence ATGGCACAGCCGCATTTCTCTCAGCCCGCGCCCCTCACGAAGATGGCGGACGGGACGATCAAGCAGATCAATCCTTTCTCGGGGACAGAGGTGTGGACCGTACCGGGGCGCGCCAACCGGCCCCTCACTCTCGCCAACCCACATCCTCAGCCGATCAACCAGGACGATCACGGGCACCATTGCGCATTCTGCACGCAGCGGGTTCTCGACAGTCCGCCCGAGAAGTCCCGCATCGTCGCCACCGAGAACGGCGCGAAGATCGTCGAGTCGAGCTCGGTCGATGACTTGGCCACGCCGTGGGAGTTCCGCCGGATTCCGAACCTGTTCGAGATCGTCTCCTTCGACTATTGGACGAAGAACTACGGATATTCGCTGCCGCAGGATGCTGCGCTTCGCCGCGACAAATACCTGTCCGATCCTGCCGGGAAATCCCATATCCTCAACGTTCTCCAGGCGAAGGCACTCGCCTCCGGCATGACTCGCGAGGAGTGGATCCGGATTCCCGAAAGCGAACGCCTCGAGGGTGCGAACGCGTTCTTCGGCGGCGGGCACGATGTCATCGTGGCGAAACGCCACTTCGTGGAGGGTGCAACGATGGACAACCAGCTCGCGTCCTCCGGGACGCTGACGCCGGCAGAACACGAGTGGTACATGCGGCTGACGATCGACGCGATGAGGGACCTGTATGCCTCCAACAGGTACGTGCGCTACGTGCAGGCGTTCCAGAACTGGCTGAAGCCCGCCGGTGCATCGTTCGATCACCTGCACAAACAGCTTGTCGCCATCGACCAGCGGTCGGTGAATGCGGAGATGGAGGTGGCGAAAGTACGCTCCAATCCGAACATGTACAACGAGCTCGGGGTGGATTATGCAGGGTTCCAGAACCTCGTCATCGCCGAGAACCGCCATGCTGTCGCCTTTGCCGGATTCGGCCACCGCTACCCCACCCTCGAGGTGTATTCGAAGTCTGCAGAACCGCTGCCGTGGGAGCAGTCGCACGATGAGCAGCGCGGCATGTCCGACCTCCTCCACGCCCTGCACGTGGCCACCGGGGCACAGGTCGCCACGAACGAGGAATGGCATCACAAGCCCATCGATGTCGACATGCCGATGCCGTGGCGGATCCTCCTCAAATGGCGGGTATCCACCTTGGCCGGTTTCGAAGGCGGCACGAAGATCTACGTCAACACGATCGATCCGTGGACGCTGCGAGACAGGATCGTGCCGCGCCTGCTCGAGGCTCGAGCCCAGGGCGAGATCGCATCGACCATCCAGATCGCAACCGAATGCGCATGCAAGGTCAACTCTCTGCGCTACAACCCCTACCTATAA
- a CDS encoding glycerophosphodiester phosphodiesterase family protein, translating to MTPDRPPLQASFPSPHVIAHRGGAGLGPENTLVAFERGARVSHMLETDVQITADGVAVAFHDDTLDRVTTLSGEIRSYTYAELRTAHVRGPDDIGYIPTIAEVLDAFPDASWAIDVKHADSIEPLAESIRRTNSAGRVCVAHAWEPWLERIRDLTGPDLQRSTGWRELAALVSAARAGSRPPTWIPTGTWVHVGWRPGGIPLMESPILAERLIAMSHDLGLGVRVWTINDPQHMVRLWDEGADGIFTDRPDLASALIQGE from the coding sequence GTGACACCAGATCGCCCACCACTCCAGGCTTCGTTCCCCAGCCCCCATGTCATCGCCCACCGTGGCGGGGCCGGGCTCGGGCCAGAGAACACGCTCGTTGCGTTCGAACGTGGGGCGAGAGTGTCCCACATGCTCGAGACGGACGTGCAGATCACTGCCGATGGCGTGGCTGTGGCCTTCCACGATGACACGCTCGATCGGGTGACCACGCTCTCGGGCGAGATCCGCTCCTACACGTACGCGGAGCTGCGCACCGCTCACGTCCGCGGGCCCGACGACATCGGATACATTCCCACGATCGCCGAGGTTCTCGATGCTTTCCCCGATGCCTCGTGGGCGATCGATGTCAAACATGCCGATTCGATCGAGCCGCTGGCCGAGAGCATCCGCCGAACGAACAGTGCGGGGCGCGTGTGTGTCGCGCACGCATGGGAACCATGGCTGGAGAGGATCCGTGACCTGACGGGCCCGGACCTGCAGCGGAGCACGGGGTGGCGGGAACTCGCGGCGCTCGTCTCCGCCGCACGGGCGGGATCCCGCCCTCCCACATGGATCCCGACCGGCACCTGGGTCCATGTCGGTTGGCGCCCCGGCGGGATCCCCCTCATGGAGTCCCCGATCCTGGCAGAGCGTCTCATCGCCATGAGTCACGATCTGGGGCTCGGCGTGCGGGTATGGACCATCAACGATCCTCAACACATGGTGCGGCTGTGGGATGAGGGAGCGGACGGGATCTTCACGGACCGCCCCGATCTGGCCTCCGCTCTCATCCAAGGGGAG